A region of Pan troglodytes isolate AG18354 chromosome 23, NHGRI_mPanTro3-v2.0_pri, whole genome shotgun sequence DNA encodes the following proteins:
- the PISD gene encoding phosphatidylserine decarboxylase proenzyme, mitochondrial isoform X1 — translation MVRCCPPRPNPSVPRHDLRKVRVHIQRPRSRGGGKGTGGQPPRLEEPGLGGLSTLSRRARFRLHFPQLALRRRLGQLSCMSRPALKLRSWPLTVLYYLLPFGALRPLSRVGWRPVSRVALYKSVPTRLLSRAWGRLNQVELPHWLRRPVYSLYIWTFGVNMKEAAVEDLHHYRNLSEFFRRKLKPQARPVCGLHSVISPSDGRILNFGQVKNCEVEQVKGVTYSLESFLGPRTCTEDLPFPPAASCDSFKNQLVTREGNELYHCVIYLAPGDYHCFHSPTDWTVSHRRHFPGSLMSVNPGMARWIKELFCHNERVVLTGDWKHGFFSLTAVGATNVGSIRIYFDRDLHTNSPRHSKGSYNDFSFVTHTNREGVPMRKGEHLGEFNLGSTIVLIFEAPKDFNFQLKTGQKIRFGEALGSL, via the exons ATGGTGAGATGCTGCCCACCGCGCCCTAACCCCTCGGTTCCCCGCCACGACCTCCGGAAGGTCAGAGTTCACATCCAGCGGCCTCGCAGTAGAGGTGGCGGCAAGGGGACTGGTGGTCAGCCCCCGAGGCTGGAGGAGCCTGGCCTGGGGGGCCTGAGCACCCTGAGTCGGAGAGCCCGCTTCAG GTTGCACTTCCCCCAGCTGGCCCTGAGGCGGAGGCTGGGGCAGCTGAGCTGCATGTCCAGACCCGCTCTGAAACTGCGCTCCTGGCCCTTGACTGTCCTCTACTACCTCCTGCCCTTCGGCGCCCTCAGACCGCTCAGCCGGGTGGGATGGAGGCCCGTAAGCAGG GTGGCTTTGTACAAGTCAGTGCCAACGCGCTTGCTGTCACGGGCCTGGGGTCGCCTCAATCAGGTGGAGCTGCCACACTGGCTGCGCAGGCCCGTCTACAGCCTGTACATCTGGACGTTTGGGGTGAACATGAAAGAGGCCGCTGTGGAGGACCTGCATCACTACCGCAACCTCAGCGAGTTCTTCCGGCGCAAGCTGAAGCCGCAGGCCCGGCCTGTCTGTGGCCTGCACAGCGTG ATTAGCCCATCGGATGGAAGGATCCTCAACTTTGGGCAGGTGAAGAACTGCGAGGTGGAGCAGGTAAAGGGGGTCACCTACTCCCTGGAGTCGTTCCTGGGCCCGCGTACCTGCACAGAGGACCTGCCCTTCCCACCAG CTGCGTCGTGTGACTCCTTCAAGAACCAGCTGGTCACCCGGGAAGGGAATGAGCTCTATCACTGTGTCATCTACCTGGCCCCTGGGGACTACCACTGCTTCCACTCCCCCACCGACTGGACTGTGTCCCACCGGCGCCACTTCCCAG GCTCCCTGATGTCAGTGAACCCTGGCATGGCTCGCTGGATCAAAGAGCTCTTCTGCCATAACGAGCGGGTAGTCCTGACGGGGGACTGGAAACATGGCTTCTTCTCACTGACAGCTGTGGGGGCCACCAACGTGGGCTCCATTCGCATCTACTTTGACCGG GACCTGCACACAAACAGCCCAAGGCACAGCAAGGGCTCCTACAATGACTTCAGCTTCGTGACGCACACCAATAGAGAGGGCGTCCCCATGCGTAAGGGCGAGCACCTGGGCGAGTTCAACCTGGGCTCCACCATCGTGCTCATCTTTGAGGCCCCCAAGGACTTCAATTTCCAGCTGAAAACAGGACAGAAAATCCGCTTTGGGGAAGCCCTGGGCTCGCTCTAG
- the PISD gene encoding phosphatidylserine decarboxylase proenzyme, mitochondrial isoform X4: MSRPALKLRSWPLTVLYYLLPFGALRPLSRVGWRPVSRVALYKSVPTRLLSRAWGRLNQVELPHWLRRPVYSLYIWTFGVNMKEAAVEDLHHYRNLSEFFRRKLKPQARPVCGLHSVISPSDGRILNFGQVKNCEVEQVKGVTYSLESFLGPRTCTEDLPFPPAASCDSFKNQLVTREGNELYHCVIYLAPGDYHCFHSPTDWTVSHRRHFPGSLMSVNPGMARWIKELFCHNERVVLTGDWKHGFFSLTAVGATNVGSIRIYFDRDLHTNSPRHSKGSYNDFSFVTHTNREGVPMRKGEHLGEFNLGSTIVLIFEAPKDFNFQLKTGQKIRFGEALGSL, encoded by the exons ATGTCCAGACCCGCTCTGAAACTGCGCTCCTGGCCCTTGACTGTCCTCTACTACCTCCTGCCCTTCGGCGCCCTCAGACCGCTCAGCCGGGTGGGATGGAGGCCCGTAAGCAGG GTGGCTTTGTACAAGTCAGTGCCAACGCGCTTGCTGTCACGGGCCTGGGGTCGCCTCAATCAGGTGGAGCTGCCACACTGGCTGCGCAGGCCCGTCTACAGCCTGTACATCTGGACGTTTGGGGTGAACATGAAAGAGGCCGCTGTGGAGGACCTGCATCACTACCGCAACCTCAGCGAGTTCTTCCGGCGCAAGCTGAAGCCGCAGGCCCGGCCTGTCTGTGGCCTGCACAGCGTG ATTAGCCCATCGGATGGAAGGATCCTCAACTTTGGGCAGGTGAAGAACTGCGAGGTGGAGCAGGTAAAGGGGGTCACCTACTCCCTGGAGTCGTTCCTGGGCCCGCGTACCTGCACAGAGGACCTGCCCTTCCCACCAG CTGCGTCGTGTGACTCCTTCAAGAACCAGCTGGTCACCCGGGAAGGGAATGAGCTCTATCACTGTGTCATCTACCTGGCCCCTGGGGACTACCACTGCTTCCACTCCCCCACCGACTGGACTGTGTCCCACCGGCGCCACTTCCCAG GCTCCCTGATGTCAGTGAACCCTGGCATGGCTCGCTGGATCAAAGAGCTCTTCTGCCATAACGAGCGGGTAGTCCTGACGGGGGACTGGAAACATGGCTTCTTCTCACTGACAGCTGTGGGGGCCACCAACGTGGGCTCCATTCGCATCTACTTTGACCGG GACCTGCACACAAACAGCCCAAGGCACAGCAAGGGCTCCTACAATGACTTCAGCTTCGTGACGCACACCAATAGAGAGGGCGTCCCCATGCGTAAGGGCGAGCACCTGGGCGAGTTCAACCTGGGCTCCACCATCGTGCTCATCTTTGAGGCCCCCAAGGACTTCAATTTCCAGCTGAAAACAGGACAGAAAATCCGCTTTGGGGAAGCCCTGGGCTCGCTCTAG
- the PISD gene encoding phosphatidylserine decarboxylase proenzyme, mitochondrial isoform X3, which translates to MMCQSEARQGPELRAAKWLHFPQLALRRRLGQLSCMSRPALKLRSWPLTVLYYLLPFGALRPLSRVGWRPVSRVALYKSVPTRLLSRAWGRLNQVELPHWLRRPVYSLYIWTFGVNMKEAAVEDLHHYRNLSEFFRRKLKPQARPVCGLHSVISPSDGRILNFGQVKNCEVEQVKGVTYSLESFLGPRTCTEDLPFPPAASCDSFKNQLVTREGNELYHCVIYLAPGDYHCFHSPTDWTVSHRRHFPGSLMSVNPGMARWIKELFCHNERVVLTGDWKHGFFSLTAVGATNVGSIRIYFDRDLHTNSPRHSKGSYNDFSFVTHTNREGVPMRKGEHLGEFNLGSTIVLIFEAPKDFNFQLKTGQKIRFGEALGSL; encoded by the exons ATGATGTGTCAGTCAGAGGCGCGGCAAGGACCAGAGCTCCGCGCGGCGAAATG GTTGCACTTCCCCCAGCTGGCCCTGAGGCGGAGGCTGGGGCAGCTGAGCTGCATGTCCAGACCCGCTCTGAAACTGCGCTCCTGGCCCTTGACTGTCCTCTACTACCTCCTGCCCTTCGGCGCCCTCAGACCGCTCAGCCGGGTGGGATGGAGGCCCGTAAGCAGG GTGGCTTTGTACAAGTCAGTGCCAACGCGCTTGCTGTCACGGGCCTGGGGTCGCCTCAATCAGGTGGAGCTGCCACACTGGCTGCGCAGGCCCGTCTACAGCCTGTACATCTGGACGTTTGGGGTGAACATGAAAGAGGCCGCTGTGGAGGACCTGCATCACTACCGCAACCTCAGCGAGTTCTTCCGGCGCAAGCTGAAGCCGCAGGCCCGGCCTGTCTGTGGCCTGCACAGCGTG ATTAGCCCATCGGATGGAAGGATCCTCAACTTTGGGCAGGTGAAGAACTGCGAGGTGGAGCAGGTAAAGGGGGTCACCTACTCCCTGGAGTCGTTCCTGGGCCCGCGTACCTGCACAGAGGACCTGCCCTTCCCACCAG CTGCGTCGTGTGACTCCTTCAAGAACCAGCTGGTCACCCGGGAAGGGAATGAGCTCTATCACTGTGTCATCTACCTGGCCCCTGGGGACTACCACTGCTTCCACTCCCCCACCGACTGGACTGTGTCCCACCGGCGCCACTTCCCAG GCTCCCTGATGTCAGTGAACCCTGGCATGGCTCGCTGGATCAAAGAGCTCTTCTGCCATAACGAGCGGGTAGTCCTGACGGGGGACTGGAAACATGGCTTCTTCTCACTGACAGCTGTGGGGGCCACCAACGTGGGCTCCATTCGCATCTACTTTGACCGG GACCTGCACACAAACAGCCCAAGGCACAGCAAGGGCTCCTACAATGACTTCAGCTTCGTGACGCACACCAATAGAGAGGGCGTCCCCATGCGTAAGGGCGAGCACCTGGGCGAGTTCAACCTGGGCTCCACCATCGTGCTCATCTTTGAGGCCCCCAAGGACTTCAATTTCCAGCTGAAAACAGGACAGAAAATCCGCTTTGGGGAAGCCCTGGGCTCGCTCTAG